One Myotis daubentonii chromosome 3, mMyoDau2.1, whole genome shotgun sequence genomic window carries:
- the SLC15A2 gene encoding solute carrier family 15 member 2: protein MNPFQKNESKETFFSPVSTEEVPPPPPSLPKKPPPKICGSNYPLSIIFIVVNEFCERFSYYGMKAVLTLYFLYFLHWNEDTSTSVYHAFSSLCYFTPILGAAVADSWLGKFKTIMYLSLVYVLGHVIKSLGALPILGGHMVHTVLSLVGLSLIALGTGGIKPCVAAFGGDQFEKTHEEERTRYFSVFYLSINAGSLISTFVTPMLRGDVQCFGGDCYALAFGVPGLLMVIALVVFAMGSKMYKKTPPEGNIVTQVIKCIWFALSNRFKNRSGDIPKRQHWLDWAAEKYPKQLIMDVKALTRILFLYIPLPMFWALLEQQGSRWTLQATRMNRNLGFIVLQPDQMQVLNPLLVLIFIPLFDLVVYPLVSKCGINFSSLRKMAVGMILACLAFAVVAVVETKVNEMAPPQPGPQETFLQVLNLADDEVKVTVVGDDNNSLLPESIRSFQKMPHYSKLHLKTKSQDFHFHLKYHNLSVYTEHSVEEKKWYSLIIREDGESISSMMVKDAENITTNGMTAVRFLNTLHKEVNINLGADISLNVGEDYGVSAYRTVQIGEYSAVHCKTEDDDFLLNLGLLNFGAAYLFVITNSTRQGPQAWKTEDIPANKISIAWQLPQYVLVTAGEVMFSVTGLEFSYSQAPSSMKSVLQAAWLLTIGVGNFIVLTVAQFSDLVQWVEFTLFSCLLLLVCLIFSIMGYYYVPLKSEDIQEPAAKKIPHIQENTINLETKNTKL from the exons ATGAATCCCTTCCAGAAAAATGAGTCCAAGGAAACTTTTTTTTCACCTGTCTCCACTGAAGAGgtaccacctccacctcccagcctTCCAAAGAAGCCACCTCCG AAAATCTGTGGCTCCAACTATCCACTGAGCATTATCTTCATTGTGGTGAATGAATTCTGTGAGCGCTTTTCCTATTATGGAATGAAAG CTGTGCTGACCCTGTATTTCTTGTATTTCCTGCACTGGAATGAAGATACCTCCACATCTGTATACCATGCCTTCAGCAGCCTCTGTTATTTCACTCCCATTCTGGGAGCCGCCGTTGCTGACTCATGGTTGGGAAAATTCAA GACAATTATGTATCTATCTTTGGTGTATGTACTTGGCCATGTGATCAAGTCCTTGGGTGCCTTACCAATACTGGGGGGACACATGGTACACAC AGTCCTATCATTGGTCGGCCTGAGTCTAATAGCTTTGGGAACAGGAGGTATCAAACCCTGTGTGGCAGCTTTTGGTGGAGACCAGTTTGAAAAAACACAT gAAGAGGAACGGACTAGATACTTCTCAGTCTTCTACCTCTCCATCAATGCAGGGAGCTTGATTTCTACCTTTGTCACACCCATGCTAAGAG gagaTGTGCAGTGTTTCGGGGGAGACTGCTATGCACTGGCTTTTGGAGTCCCGGGATTGCTTATGGTGATAGCTCTTG TTGTGTTTGCAATGGGAAGCAAAATGTACaaaaaaacacctccagaagGAAACATAGTGACTCAAGTTATCAAATGTATCTGG TTCGCTCTTTCCAACCGTTTCAAGAACCGTTCTGGGGACATTCCAAAGCGACAGCACTGGCTGGACTGGGCAGCTGAGAAATACCCA AAGCAGCTCATTATGGATGTGAAGGCACTGACCAGGATACTATTCCTTTATATCCCATTGCCCATGTTCTGGGCCCTTCTGGAACAGCAG GGCTCACGATGGACCTTGCAAGCCACCAGGATGAACAGGAATTTG GGTTTTATTGTGCTTCAGCCGGACCAGATGCAG GTACTAAATCCCCTTCTGGTTCTTATCTTCATCCCATTGTTTGACCTTGTCGTTTATCCTCTGGTCTCCAAGTGTGGAATCAACTTCTC aTCGCTTAGAAAAATGGCTGTTGGTATGATCCTAGCGTGCCTGGCATTTGCAGTTGTGGCAGTTGTAGAGACAAAAGTTAAT GAAATGGCTCCACCCCAGCCAGGTCCCCAAGAGACTTTCCTACAAGTCTTGAATCTGGCAGATGATGAGGTGAAGGTGACAGTGGTGGGAGATGACAATAATTCTTTGTTGCCAGAGTCCATCAGATCTTTTCAG AAAATGCCACACTATTCCAAACTTCACCTGAAGACAAAAAGCCAGGATTTTCACTTCCACCTGAAATATCACAATTTGTCTGTCTACACTGAGCATTCTGTGGAGGAGAAGAAGTGGTACAGTCTGATCATTCGAGAAGATGGGGAAAGTATTTCCAGCATGATG GTGAAGGATGCGGAAAACATAACAACCAATGGGATGACAGCCGTGAG GTTCCTTAACACTTTGCATAAAGAGGTCAACATCAACCTGGGTGCAGATATCTCACTTAATGTTGGTGAAGACTATGGTGTGTCTGCTTACAGAACTGTACAAATAGGAGA ATACTCTGCAGTACATTGTAAAACAGAAGATGATGACTTTTTGCTGAATTTGGGTCTACTAAACTTTGGTGCAGCTTATCTGTTTGTTATTACTAAT AGCACCCGTCAGGGTCCCCAGGCTTGGAAGACAGAAGACATTCCGGCCAACAAAATATCCATTGCATGGCAGCTACCACAATATGTGCTGGTGACAGCTGGGGAGGTCATGTTCTCTGTCACAGGACTTGAATTTTCTTATTCTCAG GCTCCCTCTAGCATGAAATCTGTACTCCAGGCAGCCTGGTTGTTGACAATTGGAGTTGGCAATTTCATTGTGCTTACTGTGGCACAGTTCAGCGACCTGGTACAG TGGGTCGAATTCACTTTGTTTTCCTGTCTCCTGCTGCTGGTCTGCCTGATCTTCTCCATCATGGGCTACTACTATGTTCCTCTAAAGTCAGAGGATATTCAGGAGCCAGCAGCTAAGAAGATTCCCCATATCCAAGAGAACACAATAAACCTGGAAACCAAGAACACAAAGCTCTAA